A region of Astyanax mexicanus isolate ESR-SI-001 chromosome 23, AstMex3_surface, whole genome shotgun sequence DNA encodes the following proteins:
- the sgsh gene encoding N-sulphoglucosamine sulphohydrolase: protein MLCLDIIAFLFLLCCCGVQANRRNVLLIIADDAGFETEVYNNSVVRTPHLKALSERSVIFKNAFSSVSSCSPSRSTILTGLPQHQNGMYGLHQGVHHFNSFDEVRSLPLLLKQANIRTGIIGKKHVGPEPVYPFDFAYTEENSSVLQVGRNITRIKLLVRKFLKGQKEAEAAGGEAPPFFLYVAFHDPHRCGHSQPQYGSFCEKFGNGESGMGRIPDWKPQYYTPDQVKVPYFVPDTPTSRADIAAQYTTLSRLDQGIGLVLQELRDAGFENETLVIYSSDNGIPFPNGRTNLYGSGVSEPMLVSSPEHRQRWGQSSHAYVSLLDLTPTILDWFSVPYPSYSLSRRSPVQLTGRSLLPALSSEPSWDTAFSSQSLHEVTMYYPMRSVHQGRYRLLHNLHYRMPFPIDQDLYVSPTFQDLLNRTHAGQPTGWFKTLKEYYYRERWELFDTHSDPSEVKNLAGDPAYGGVLEGLREQLLKWQWLTEDPWVCEPDAVLEAKLEPQCRPLYNDL, encoded by the exons TTTTGAGACGGAGGTCTATAATAACTCTGTGGTTCGAACTCCACACCTGAAAGCTCTGTCTGAGCGCAGCGTCATCTTTAAAAACGCTTTCAGCTCCGTCAGCAGCTGCTCCCCCAGCCGCTCCACCATCCTCACCGGCCTGCCACAG CACCAGAATGGCATGTACGGCCTTCATCAGGGCGTGCACCACTTTAACTCATTTGATGAAGTCCGCAGTCTTCCTCTGCTGCTGAAGCAGGCCAACATCCGCACCG GGATCATTGGGAAGAAGCACGTTGGTCCAGAACCCGTTTACCCTTTCGACTTCGCATACACCGAGGAGAACAGCTCGGTCCTGCAGGTCGGACGCAACATCACCCGGATTAAACTCCTCGTCCGGAAGTTCCTGAAAGGACAGAAGGAGGCGGAGGCGGCTGGAGGAGAGGCACCGCCGTTCTTCCTCTACGTGGCTTTTCATGATCCGCACCGCTGTGGCCACTCCCAGCCCCAATACGGATCTTTCTGTGAGAAATTCGGGAACGGCGAGAGCGGAATGGGGAGAATTCCAGACTGGAAGCCGCAGTACTACACGCCGGACCAGGTGAAG GTCCCGTACTTCGTCCCAGACACCCCAACATCCAGAGCAGATATAGCAGCCCAGTACACCACGCTCAGCAGACTGGACCAAG GTATTGGTCTGGTGCTGCAGGAGTTGAGGGACGCTGGGTTTGAGAATGAAACTCTGGTGATTTACAGCTCTGATAACGGAATCCCGTTTCCTAACGGACGCACCAACCTGTACGGATCCGGAGTGTCTGAACCCATGCTGGTGTCTTCACCTGAACACCGGCAGCGCTGGGGCCAGAGCAGCCACGCCTACGTCAGCCTGCTGG ATCTCACTCCTACTATCCTGGACTGGTTCTCTGTGCCGTACCCCTCGTACAGTCTGAGCCGGCGGTCCCCGGTGCAGCTCACCGGACGCTCCCTCCTCCCCGCCCTGTCCTCAGAGCCGTCCTGGGACACGGCCTTCTCCAGCCAGAGCCTCCACGAGGTCACCATGTACTACCCCATGCGCTCGGTGCACCAGGGCCGCTACCGACTGCTGCACAACCTGCACTACCGCATGCCCTTCCCCATCGACCAGGACCTCTACGTCTCGCCCACCTTCCAGGACCTGCTGAACCGCACCCACGCAGGACAGCCCACCGGCTGGTTCAAGACTCTTAAAGAGTATTACTACAGGGAGCGCTGGGAGCTGTTCGATACTCACTCAGACCCCAGTGAGGTGAAGAACCTGGCAGGAGATCCAGCTTATGGTGGAGTTCTGGAGGGGCTGAGGGAGCAGCTGCTGAAGTGGCAGTGGCTGACTGAGGACCCGTGGGTTTGTGAGCCAGACGCTGTGCTGGAAGCTAAACTGGAGCCTCAGTGCCGACCACTGTATAATGATCTTTAA